A single region of the Nocardioides ochotonae genome encodes:
- the rplT gene encoding 50S ribosomal protein L20, with the protein MARVKRAVNAQKKRRTTLERAAGYRGQRSRLYRKAKEQVTHSLVYSYNDRRKNKGNFRRLWIQRINAAARAQGMTYNRFIQGLGLAGVEVDRKVLADLAVNDIAAFNALVEVAKAALPEDVNAPKAEASA; encoded by the coding sequence GTGGCACGCGTCAAGCGGGCAGTAAACGCCCAGAAGAAGCGCCGTACGACCCTCGAGCGCGCCGCCGGCTACCGCGGCCAGCGCTCGCGCCTGTACCGCAAGGCCAAGGAGCAGGTCACCCACTCGCTGGTCTACAGCTACAACGACCGGCGCAAGAACAAGGGCAACTTCCGTCGCCTGTGGATCCAGCGCATCAACGCGGCCGCTCGCGCGCAGGGCATGACGTACAACCGCTTCATCCAGGGCCTCGGCCTGGCCGGTGTCGAGGTCGACCGCAAGGTCCTCGCCGACCTCGCCGTCAACGACATCGCGGCGTTCAACGCGCTCGTCGAGGTCGCCAAGGCGGCCCTGCCCGAGGACGTCAACGCCCCCAAGGCGGAGGCCTCGGCCTGA
- the pheT gene encoding phenylalanine--tRNA ligase subunit beta, whose amino-acid sequence MKAAASWIKEYVELPADVSTERLTERLTDLGLKLEAIECAADQITGPLVVGRVLTQEKEPQKNGKVINWCTVDVGDANGTGEPQGIVCGAHNFGPGDLVVTVLPGAVLPGGFAISARKTYGHLSAGMICSASELGLGEDPFGSGEDGIIVLPEGLAEPGASAFGLLGLDEEIIEFEINPDRAYALSLRGIAREAALAFDAPYRDPALRDLPSKAPAGYPVEIDDPEGCPVFVARTVTGFDPTAPTPGWMAQRLVQSGMRPISLAVDVTNYVMLELGRPIHGYDLDKLQGTVRVRRAEEGEKLRTLDGTDRVLSSEDLVVTDDSGIIGLGGVMGGETTEMSATTTRVLIESAHWDARSMFRTGKRHKISSEAGKRNERGVDPTICEAAADRVVELLTTYGGATAEPGVTVVGTPPARAAITMSYDLPAKVMGADVPADVTLAHLEAVGCDLVKEDTVVLATPAPWRPDLNDPFDLVEEVARIVGYNEVPSVLPTPPAGRGLTRAQRLRRRVGRTLAGAGCVEVVSFPFVGDATFDALGLDADDPLRRTVRLANPMSAEEPCFTTTLLPGLIKAAARNLGRGASGVALFETGPVAFPSEHGPAPIYGVESRPSDAELEALFAALPHQPNHLGAVLAGERERSGWWGAGRGVAWADAVELVRRLAAELAVDVELANTERAPWHPGRCAQVSVAGAVIGHAGELHPKVCQAFGLPARSAAVEIDLDALLAAAPATVRGPELSSFPVAKEDVALVVDAGVPAVQVEAALRDGAGELLESIRLFDVYTGEQVGEGRKSLAFALRFRAPDRTLTEEDTSAARDAAVAAAAERVGAVQR is encoded by the coding sequence ATGAAGGCGGCAGCGTCCTGGATCAAGGAGTACGTCGAGCTTCCGGCCGACGTCAGCACGGAGCGGCTCACCGAGCGCCTCACCGACCTCGGGCTCAAGCTCGAGGCCATCGAGTGCGCCGCTGACCAGATCACCGGCCCGCTGGTGGTCGGTCGGGTGCTCACGCAGGAGAAGGAGCCCCAGAAGAACGGCAAGGTCATCAACTGGTGCACCGTCGACGTCGGGGACGCCAACGGCACCGGTGAGCCGCAGGGGATCGTCTGCGGGGCGCACAACTTCGGTCCCGGCGACCTGGTCGTGACGGTGCTCCCGGGCGCGGTCCTGCCGGGCGGCTTCGCGATCTCCGCGCGCAAGACCTACGGCCACCTGTCGGCCGGCATGATCTGCTCGGCCTCCGAGCTCGGCCTCGGCGAGGACCCCTTCGGCTCCGGCGAGGACGGCATCATCGTGCTGCCCGAGGGCCTGGCCGAGCCGGGTGCGAGCGCGTTCGGGCTGCTCGGCCTGGACGAGGAGATCATCGAGTTCGAGATCAACCCCGACCGCGCCTACGCGCTGTCGCTGCGCGGCATCGCACGCGAGGCCGCCCTGGCCTTCGACGCGCCGTACCGCGACCCCGCGCTGCGCGACCTGCCCTCGAAGGCACCGGCGGGCTACCCCGTCGAGATCGACGACCCCGAGGGCTGCCCGGTCTTCGTGGCCCGCACGGTCACCGGCTTCGACCCGACCGCGCCCACCCCGGGCTGGATGGCGCAGCGCCTCGTGCAGTCCGGCATGCGCCCGATCTCGCTGGCCGTCGACGTCACCAACTACGTGATGCTCGAGCTCGGCCGCCCGATCCACGGCTACGACCTCGACAAGCTCCAGGGCACCGTGCGCGTGCGCCGGGCCGAGGAGGGCGAGAAGCTGCGGACCCTCGACGGCACCGACCGGGTGCTGAGCAGCGAGGACCTGGTCGTCACCGACGACTCCGGGATCATCGGCCTCGGCGGCGTCATGGGTGGCGAGACCACCGAGATGTCCGCGACCACCACGCGCGTGCTCATCGAGTCGGCCCACTGGGACGCCCGCTCGATGTTCCGCACCGGCAAGCGCCACAAGATCTCCTCCGAGGCCGGCAAGCGCAACGAGCGCGGCGTCGACCCCACGATCTGCGAGGCCGCGGCCGACCGCGTCGTCGAGCTGCTCACGACGTACGGCGGGGCGACGGCGGAGCCGGGCGTCACGGTCGTGGGCACCCCGCCGGCGCGTGCCGCGATCACGATGTCCTACGACCTGCCCGCGAAGGTGATGGGCGCCGACGTGCCCGCCGACGTGACGCTGGCCCACCTCGAGGCGGTCGGTTGCGACCTGGTCAAGGAGGACACCGTCGTGCTGGCCACGCCCGCGCCGTGGCGACCGGACCTGAACGACCCCTTCGACCTGGTCGAGGAGGTCGCGCGGATCGTCGGGTACAACGAGGTGCCGTCGGTGCTGCCGACGCCCCCCGCCGGTCGTGGCCTGACCCGCGCCCAGCGGCTGCGCCGCCGGGTCGGACGCACCCTCGCCGGTGCCGGCTGCGTCGAGGTGGTCAGCTTCCCGTTCGTCGGCGACGCCACCTTCGACGCGCTCGGCCTCGACGCCGACGACCCGCTGCGTCGTACCGTGCGGCTGGCCAACCCGATGTCGGCCGAGGAGCCCTGCTTCACGACCACGCTGCTCCCGGGCCTGATCAAGGCCGCGGCCCGCAACCTGGGACGCGGCGCGTCCGGCGTCGCGCTGTTCGAGACCGGGCCGGTGGCCTTCCCCTCCGAGCACGGACCCGCCCCGATCTACGGGGTCGAGAGCCGGCCCAGCGACGCCGAGCTCGAGGCGCTGTTCGCGGCGCTGCCGCACCAGCCCAACCACCTCGGCGCGGTGCTCGCCGGCGAGCGTGAGCGCTCCGGCTGGTGGGGCGCCGGTCGCGGTGTCGCCTGGGCCGACGCGGTCGAGCTGGTGCGCCGGCTCGCCGCCGAGCTCGCGGTCGACGTGGAGCTGGCCAACACCGAGCGGGCGCCGTGGCACCCCGGTCGCTGCGCCCAGGTCAGCGTCGCCGGTGCGGTGATCGGTCACGCCGGCGAGCTGCACCCCAAGGTCTGCCAGGCCTTCGGGCTGCCGGCCCGCTCGGCCGCCGTGGAGATCGACCTCGACGCGCTGCTCGCCGCTGCGCCCGCCACCGTGCGGGGCCCGGAGCTCTCGAGCTTCCCGGTCGCCAAGGAGGACGTCGCCCTGGTCGTCGACGCCGGCGTGCCCGCCGTGCAGGTCGAGGCGGCGCTGCGCGACGGCGCGGGCGAGCTGCTGGAGTCGATCCGGCTGTTCGACGTCTACACCGGTGAGCAGGTCGGGGAGGGCCGCAAGTCGCTGGCCTTCGCGCTGCGCTTCCGCGCACCCGACCGCACGCTCACCGAGGAGGACACCTCGGCCGCCCGCGACGCCGCGGTCGCCGCGGCCGCCGAGCGCGTCGGCGCGGTCCAGCGATGA
- the pheS gene encoding phenylalanine--tRNA ligase subunit alpha produces MSGPNTDYDPVEVTPLKPEEVDASREAALAAIAAAGDLEQLKQVRIEHTGDRSPLALANREIGALPPQARKEAGQRIGQARGAVNKALAARQQVLEAEHEARMLVEETVDVTLPTDRQPAGARHPLTTGAELVADIFVAMGWEVAEGPVIEAEWLNFDALNLGADHPARTMQDTFWTEPADNGIVLRTQTSPVQARTMLTRKPPIYVVCPGRVFRTDEYDATHSPMFHQVEGLAIDEGITMAHLRGTLDHFAAAMFGEGIRTRFRPSYFPFTEPSAEVDLVCFVCRGTGELDGATCRTCRGEAWIEWGGCGVVNPRVLQACGVDPERYTGFAFGMGIDRTLMVRHGIADLRALFEGDVRFTSAFGSEI; encoded by the coding sequence ATGTCGGGACCGAACACCGATTACGACCCCGTCGAGGTCACCCCGCTGAAGCCGGAGGAGGTCGACGCCTCCCGCGAGGCCGCCCTGGCGGCGATCGCCGCGGCCGGCGACCTGGAGCAGCTCAAGCAGGTGCGCATCGAGCACACGGGGGACCGCTCGCCGCTGGCGCTGGCCAACCGGGAGATCGGGGCCCTGCCGCCGCAGGCCCGCAAGGAGGCCGGGCAGCGCATCGGTCAGGCGCGCGGCGCCGTCAACAAGGCGCTCGCCGCCCGGCAGCAGGTGCTCGAGGCCGAGCACGAGGCCCGGATGCTGGTCGAGGAGACCGTCGACGTCACCCTGCCCACCGACCGCCAGCCGGCCGGTGCCCGGCACCCGCTGACCACCGGCGCCGAGCTGGTCGCCGACATCTTCGTCGCGATGGGCTGGGAGGTCGCCGAGGGCCCGGTCATCGAGGCGGAGTGGCTCAACTTCGACGCGCTGAACCTCGGTGCCGACCACCCGGCCCGCACCATGCAGGACACGTTCTGGACCGAGCCGGCCGACAACGGCATCGTGCTGCGCACCCAGACCTCGCCGGTCCAGGCGCGCACCATGCTGACCCGCAAGCCCCCGATCTACGTCGTGTGCCCCGGCCGGGTCTTCCGCACCGACGAGTACGACGCGACCCACAGCCCGATGTTCCACCAGGTCGAGGGCCTCGCCATCGACGAGGGCATCACCATGGCCCACCTGCGAGGCACCCTCGACCACTTCGCCGCGGCGATGTTCGGCGAGGGCATCCGCACCCGCTTCCGCCCGTCGTACTTCCCCTTCACCGAGCCCTCGGCCGAGGTCGACCTCGTCTGCTTCGTGTGCCGCGGCACCGGTGAGCTGGACGGCGCCACCTGCCGCACCTGTCGCGGCGAGGCGTGGATCGAGTGGGGCGGCTGCGGCGTGGTCAACCCGCGGGTCCTCCAGGCCTGCGGCGTCGACCCGGAGCGCTACACCGGCTTCGCCTTCGGCATGGGCATCGACCGCACCCTGATGGTGCGACACGGCATCGCGGACCTGCGCGCGCTCTTCGAGGGCGACGTCCGCTTCACCTCGGCATTCGGTTCGGAGATCTGA
- a CDS encoding sensor histidine kinase has protein sequence MSAPTSAQALADLLPDAVLVADGEGVLTLVSAPAARMLGSDPAGLCGRPLVDVLALRDRDGNRWFEQNRPYDGLRTRTGVPEQSWLLPDGTEVLVTARLHRPALGAPVSSVVVSMRSGRGRARLDRGRSDLVATVAHELRSPLTGVKGFVQALLNRWDRLNDEQKKLMLTTVSADADRLSRLIAELLDVARIDTGRLQLHRRPSDAAGLARRVVDSVSAGTARLVELSAAEDLPQVGADPDKFVQVLTNLVENAVHHGSGRVRVTLAPRVADDGPDGRDGVVISVEDEGEGIPHELRSRAFTKFWRNGASGGSGLGLYIVHGLVRAHGGSVVIEDAEGGGARIVVAWPGPVDPG, from the coding sequence GTGAGTGCCCCCACCTCGGCCCAGGCGCTGGCCGACCTGCTGCCCGACGCCGTGCTGGTCGCCGACGGCGAGGGGGTGCTGACCCTGGTCTCCGCCCCGGCGGCGCGGATGCTCGGCTCCGACCCGGCGGGTCTCTGCGGGCGTCCGCTGGTCGACGTACTGGCCCTGCGCGACCGCGACGGGAACCGGTGGTTCGAGCAGAACCGGCCCTACGACGGGCTGCGGACGCGCACCGGCGTGCCCGAGCAGTCCTGGCTTCTCCCGGACGGCACCGAGGTGCTCGTCACCGCACGCCTCCACCGCCCGGCGCTCGGCGCGCCCGTGTCGAGCGTCGTGGTGAGCATGCGCTCGGGCCGCGGCCGCGCCCGGCTGGACCGCGGGCGCTCGGACCTGGTGGCGACCGTGGCCCACGAGCTGCGCTCGCCGTTGACCGGTGTGAAGGGTTTCGTCCAGGCGCTGCTGAACCGCTGGGACAGGCTCAACGACGAGCAGAAGAAGCTGATGCTCACCACGGTCAGCGCCGACGCCGACCGGCTGAGCCGGTTGATCGCCGAGCTGCTCGACGTGGCCCGCATCGACACCGGTCGCCTCCAGCTGCACCGGCGTCCCAGCGACGCCGCGGGGCTCGCACGGCGCGTGGTGGACTCGGTGAGCGCCGGCACCGCACGCCTGGTCGAGCTCAGCGCCGCCGAGGACCTGCCGCAGGTCGGTGCCGACCCCGACAAGTTCGTCCAGGTGCTCACCAACCTCGTCGAGAACGCCGTGCACCACGGGTCGGGGCGGGTGCGCGTCACGCTGGCGCCCCGCGTCGCCGACGACGGGCCGGACGGGCGGGACGGGGTGGTCATCAGCGTCGAGGACGAGGGGGAGGGGATCCCGCACGAGCTGCGCAGCCGGGCGTTCACGAAGTTCTGGCGCAACGGCGCCAGCGGCGGGTCCGGTCTCGGCCTCTACATCGTGCACGGGCTGGTGCGCGCCCACGGGGGCAGCGTCGTGATCGAGGACGCCGAGGGCGGGGGAGCGCGGATCGTCGTCGCCTGGCCCGGCCCGGTCGACCCGGGCTGA
- a CDS encoding HNH endonuclease signature motif containing protein, with protein MADSELPDCDTPAAVLAFAQRRRAAAQRAETDVLEAALVWASMHPDESVSTGSTDGANGLVFGELAVPLAGEGAPLGAEFAPMEFGAALGLSTDSARSLVGDALELAHRLKRTWKLVRAGHVPLWKARRLAQLTTTLPLDGAEFVDRQLAGFVGKISWAAIERLVDQARVAFDPEGAEKQRRQAADGRRFDVHTREGTHNGTAWVEGELDLADALDLDAAIRHGAEDLAALGSTESLDVRRSMAAGELARRQLAFDLRAEAGDGTASVVKPRQVVIHVHLSDAAISRDEAGIAQVEETRSIVSTEQVREWCTGDAQVVVKPVIDLEAHHHTDAYAIPDRLVDQTRLAQPTCAFPWCERPARRCDTDHVIAHESGGPTCSCNLAPLCRRHHRAKTHTGWTYDKTDAATYLWRSPHGLHLVKEGGTTRLVSAHPPDD; from the coding sequence ATGGCCGACTCCGAGCTCCCCGACTGCGACACCCCAGCCGCGGTGCTGGCGTTCGCCCAGCGCCGCCGGGCTGCCGCCCAGCGGGCGGAGACCGACGTCTTAGAGGCCGCGCTGGTGTGGGCGTCGATGCATCCGGATGAGTCGGTTTCGACAGGCTCAACCGACGGGGCCAATGGGTTGGTGTTCGGGGAGCTGGCCGTCCCGCTCGCTGGTGAAGGCGCGCCGCTGGGCGCGGAGTTCGCACCCATGGAGTTCGGCGCCGCCCTCGGCCTGTCCACCGACTCCGCCCGCTCGCTGGTCGGTGACGCACTCGAGCTCGCGCACCGGCTCAAGCGCACCTGGAAGCTGGTCCGCGCCGGACACGTCCCGCTGTGGAAGGCTCGCCGACTCGCGCAGTTGACCACCACCCTGCCGCTGGACGGTGCAGAGTTCGTGGACCGCCAGCTCGCCGGCTTCGTGGGGAAGATCAGCTGGGCCGCGATCGAACGGCTGGTCGACCAGGCGCGGGTCGCCTTCGACCCCGAAGGTGCGGAGAAGCAGCGCCGCCAGGCCGCCGACGGGCGACGGTTCGACGTCCACACCCGCGAGGGGACCCACAACGGCACCGCGTGGGTGGAGGGCGAGCTGGACCTCGCCGACGCACTGGACCTGGATGCCGCGATCCGTCACGGCGCCGAGGACCTCGCCGCGCTCGGCTCGACCGAGTCATTGGACGTGCGCCGCTCGATGGCCGCCGGCGAGCTCGCCCGACGTCAGCTGGCGTTCGACCTTCGCGCCGAGGCAGGTGATGGCACCGCGTCGGTGGTGAAGCCCCGGCAGGTCGTCATCCACGTCCACCTCTCCGACGCCGCGATCAGCCGCGACGAGGCCGGCATTGCACAGGTCGAGGAGACCCGGTCCATCGTCTCCACCGAGCAGGTGCGCGAGTGGTGCACCGGCGACGCGCAGGTGGTGGTCAAGCCAGTGATCGACCTCGAGGCCCACCACCACACCGACGCCTACGCGATCCCCGACCGGCTCGTCGACCAGACGCGTCTGGCCCAGCCGACGTGCGCCTTCCCCTGGTGCGAACGCCCCGCCCGGCGCTGCGACACCGACCACGTCATCGCCCACGAGTCCGGCGGGCCTACGTGCTCCTGCAACCTCGCCCCACTCTGTCGCCGACATCACCGGGCCAAGACCCACACCGGGTGGACCTACGACAAGACCGACGCGGCGACGTACCTCTGGCGATCACCCCATGGGCTCCATCTCGTGAAGGAAGGCGGGACCACCCGCCTCGTCTCCGCCCACCCACCCGATGACTGA
- a CDS encoding ACT domain-containing protein, translated as MSAEQPDTAAQPETPEAAQIPQADARASRTFSLEQFPEKLAVVHLPPGAEIPEWTESSSILSITATARETSLVCAGRNVPTKVPAIRGLTAFAVQGTLDPTLVGVLVELLTPLAEAEIPVFTLSTYETDWILIPATEAERAAEAWRRRGHTVVLAVPVKPKRANKAKQASPSRKQKKSK; from the coding sequence GTGAGTGCCGAACAGCCTGACACCGCAGCACAGCCCGAGACCCCCGAGGCCGCCCAGATTCCCCAGGCCGACGCCCGGGCCTCGCGGACCTTCTCCCTGGAGCAGTTCCCGGAGAAGCTCGCCGTCGTCCACCTCCCGCCCGGCGCGGAGATCCCCGAGTGGACCGAGTCCTCCTCGATCCTCTCGATCACCGCCACCGCGCGCGAGACGTCGCTGGTGTGCGCCGGGCGCAACGTGCCGACCAAGGTCCCCGCGATCCGGGGTCTGACGGCCTTCGCCGTGCAGGGCACCCTCGACCCGACCCTGGTGGGCGTGCTGGTCGAGCTGCTGACCCCGCTGGCCGAGGCGGAGATCCCGGTCTTCACGCTCTCGACCTATGAGACCGACTGGATCCTGATCCCTGCGACGGAGGCGGAGCGCGCCGCCGAGGCATGGCGACGACGAGGGCACACCGTCGTCCTCGCCGTCCCCGTCAAGCCGAAGCGGGCGAACAAGGCCAAGCAGGCCTCGCCGTCCAGGAAGCAGAAGAAGAGCAAATGA
- a CDS encoding maleylpyruvate isomerase family mycothiol-dependent enzyme: MPTPTTPCIEYPTYLAAIRRESARFGEALATCDPTARVPSCPDWDAADLLWHLTCVQSFWTGIITSRPAPPTESPSDLPRPATYDAMLAAFAEHSAALVDALALADPADAAWHWAPTQTVGTSYRRQAHEALIHRLDAEQAAGLVTPLDPELAADGVLEALDVMYGGDAPDWGRIEAGPHHVRVDLTDVGRSIWARPGLFFGTEPESGHTYDGPHVQVVADPGDAPAAVVAGTAADLDAWLWRRLDDSAVTVTGDPAAYAALHAAIDQPLD, from the coding sequence ATGCCGACGCCGACCACGCCATGCATCGAGTACCCGACGTACCTGGCCGCCATCCGCCGTGAGTCGGCGCGCTTCGGTGAGGCGCTCGCCACGTGCGACCCCACGGCGCGGGTGCCGTCGTGCCCCGACTGGGACGCCGCCGACCTGCTGTGGCACCTCACCTGCGTGCAGTCGTTCTGGACCGGGATCATCACCTCGCGGCCCGCGCCGCCGACCGAGAGCCCGTCCGACCTGCCCCGGCCCGCGACGTACGACGCGATGCTGGCGGCGTTCGCCGAGCACTCCGCCGCCCTGGTCGACGCGCTCGCCCTGGCGGACCCCGCCGACGCCGCCTGGCACTGGGCGCCGACGCAGACCGTCGGCACGTCGTACCGCCGCCAGGCCCACGAGGCGCTGATCCACCGCCTCGACGCCGAGCAGGCGGCGGGCCTGGTGACGCCGCTCGATCCCGAGCTCGCCGCCGACGGCGTGCTCGAGGCGCTCGACGTGATGTACGGCGGCGACGCCCCGGACTGGGGACGCATCGAGGCCGGGCCGCACCACGTGCGCGTCGACCTCACCGACGTCGGCCGGTCGATCTGGGCCCGCCCGGGCCTGTTCTTCGGCACCGAGCCCGAGTCGGGGCACACGTACGACGGCCCGCACGTGCAGGTCGTCGCCGACCCCGGGGACGCACCCGCGGCCGTCGTCGCCGGCACCGCCGCCGACCTCGACGCCTGGTTGTGGCGCCGCCTCGACGACAGCGCGGTCACGGTCACCGGCGACCCCGCCGCCTACGCCGCGCTCCACGCGGCGATCGACCAGCCGCTCGATTGA
- a CDS encoding TrmH family RNA methyltransferase, whose amino-acid sequence MSAGNARVKLARKLSRRSERSERRLFLADGPKAVEGALGVTGCVTEVFATTGATGQHPDLVAAADAAGVAWTLVEDRALASLSDSVTPAGVVAVCHHLDRPLAHLLDRAPTLVSICADVRDPGNAGNVVRTTDAAGGDAVVLAGSSVDPYNAKAVRASVGSLFHLPLAIEPDPAAAVRAAQGAGLVVLAADGAGEVDLFDADELLAGPTAWLFGNEAWGLPAELAELADHRVRIPLLGGAESLNLATAAAVCLYASARARR is encoded by the coding sequence CTGAGCGCGGGCAACGCCCGCGTCAAGCTTGCACGCAAGCTCAGCCGCCGCTCGGAGCGATCCGAGCGGCGGCTGTTCCTTGCCGACGGCCCGAAGGCCGTCGAGGGCGCGCTCGGTGTCACCGGCTGCGTGACCGAGGTCTTCGCGACCACGGGCGCGACCGGGCAGCACCCGGACCTGGTGGCCGCGGCCGACGCCGCCGGCGTCGCGTGGACGCTGGTGGAGGACCGTGCGCTCGCCTCGTTGAGCGACTCGGTCACCCCGGCCGGTGTGGTGGCGGTCTGCCACCACCTGGACCGCCCCCTGGCCCACCTGCTGGACCGCGCCCCCACGCTGGTGTCGATCTGCGCAGACGTGCGCGACCCCGGCAACGCGGGCAACGTCGTCCGCACCACCGACGCCGCCGGCGGCGACGCCGTGGTGCTGGCCGGCAGCTCGGTCGACCCGTACAACGCCAAGGCGGTGCGGGCCAGTGTCGGCAGCCTGTTCCACCTGCCGCTCGCCATCGAGCCCGATCCGGCCGCCGCGGTGCGCGCCGCGCAGGGCGCCGGCCTGGTCGTCCTGGCCGCCGACGGCGCGGGCGAGGTCGACCTCTTCGACGCCGACGAGCTGCTTGCCGGTCCGACCGCCTGGCTGTTCGGCAACGAGGCCTGGGGGCTGCCCGCCGAGCTCGCGGAGCTCGCCGACCACCGGGTGCGGATCCCGCTCCTCGGCGGTGCGGAGAGTCTCAACCTCGCGACCGCTGCCGCGGTCTGCCTCTACGCCTCGGCCCGCGCCCGGCGCTGA
- the argC gene encoding N-acetyl-gamma-glutamyl-phosphate reductase: protein MHMTHTVAVAGASGYAGGEVLRLLLAHPQVEIGALTAGSNAGERLGSLQPHLVPLADRVLQPTEVDVLAGHDVVFLGLPHGQSGAIAAALAERSPATVVIDCGADFRLRDAGEWERFYGGEHAGTWPYGLPELPGQREQLAGATRIAVPGCYPTISTLTLAPAVAAGLVVPDVVVVAASGTSGAGKAAKTHLLGSEVMGNASAYGVGGTHRHTPEITQNLSQLTDASVRVSFTPLLVPMSRGILATCSAPLAAGVDAVEVREAYEKAYAGEAFVHLLPQGQWPQTQSVLGSNAVHLQVAVDETARRLVAVGAIDNLAKGTGGAAVQCMNLALGLDEGLGLTSVGVAP from the coding sequence ATGCACATGACGCACACCGTCGCCGTCGCCGGAGCCAGCGGGTACGCCGGGGGAGAGGTCCTCCGCCTCCTGCTCGCCCACCCCCAGGTCGAGATCGGGGCGCTCACCGCCGGATCGAACGCCGGGGAGAGGCTGGGCTCGCTCCAGCCGCACCTCGTGCCGCTGGCCGACCGAGTGCTCCAGCCGACCGAGGTGGACGTGCTCGCCGGGCATGACGTGGTCTTCCTGGGCCTGCCGCACGGGCAGTCCGGGGCGATCGCCGCCGCCCTCGCCGAGCGCAGCCCCGCCACCGTCGTGATCGACTGCGGCGCCGACTTCCGCCTGCGCGACGCGGGGGAGTGGGAGCGCTTCTACGGCGGCGAGCACGCCGGCACCTGGCCCTACGGCCTCCCGGAGCTGCCGGGCCAGCGCGAGCAGCTGGCCGGCGCGACCCGGATCGCGGTCCCCGGCTGCTACCCCACGATCTCCACGCTGACCCTCGCGCCCGCCGTGGCCGCCGGGCTGGTCGTCCCCGACGTCGTGGTCGTCGCGGCGTCCGGCACGAGCGGCGCGGGCAAGGCCGCCAAGACCCACCTGCTCGGCAGCGAGGTGATGGGCAACGCCAGCGCGTACGGCGTGGGCGGCACCCACCGCCACACCCCCGAGATCACCCAGAACCTCTCCCAGCTCACCGACGCCTCCGTGCGGGTCAGCTTCACGCCGCTGCTGGTGCCGATGTCGCGCGGCATCCTGGCCACCTGCTCGGCGCCCCTGGCCGCCGGCGTCGACGCGGTCGAGGTGCGCGAGGCCTACGAGAAGGCGTACGCCGGCGAGGCGTTCGTGCACCTGCTGCCGCAGGGCCAGTGGCCCCAGACCCAGTCGGTGCTGGGCTCCAACGCGGTCCACCTGCAGGTGGCCGTCGACGAGACCGCCCGCCGGTTGGTTGCGGTCGGCGCGATCGACAACCTCGCGAAGGGAACGGGCGGCGCCGCCGTCCAGTGCATGAACCTCGCGCTCGGCCTCGACGAGGGCCTGGGCCTGACCAGTGTGGGAGTAGCCCCGTGA
- a CDS encoding PIG-L deacetylase family protein codes for MFAHPDDESLVAGGILAQHAAAGARTAVVTATWAPSTQRAAELADALRILGAGEPRLLGYADAKVPESAPGQPRWCDAPLEEAVRRLVRQIREFRPVAVVTFDALGGLTGHLDHVHTHRVTMLAAEAAGLDVYPEAGRPWAPSLVYLATHPRSSVKAIEEILGTRGAVHATPDEQVTDRVDVSPWWEQKVAAILAHRSEVDRGALPGLVAGLSPKARKELLSTEWFIRRPLPH; via the coding sequence GTGTTCGCGCATCCCGATGACGAGTCGCTGGTGGCGGGCGGCATCCTCGCTCAACATGCTGCAGCGGGCGCACGGACCGCGGTCGTGACTGCCACGTGGGCTCCGAGCACGCAGCGAGCAGCGGAGTTGGCTGATGCGCTGCGGATCCTGGGGGCAGGTGAGCCGAGGTTGCTCGGGTACGCCGACGCGAAGGTCCCGGAGTCGGCTCCGGGCCAGCCGCGCTGGTGCGACGCACCGCTCGAGGAAGCGGTGCGCAGGCTCGTGAGGCAGATCCGTGAGTTCCGCCCGGTAGCCGTGGTGACCTTCGATGCTTTGGGCGGTCTGACTGGTCATCTCGATCACGTGCACACCCATCGGGTGACAATGCTCGCCGCCGAGGCGGCGGGCCTGGACGTGTATCCCGAGGCAGGGCGTCCGTGGGCGCCGAGCCTCGTGTACCTGGCGACCCATCCGCGTTCGTCGGTGAAGGCCATCGAGGAGATCCTCGGTACTCGCGGAGCCGTGCACGCCACGCCCGACGAGCAGGTCACGGACCGGGTGGACGTCTCGCCCTGGTGGGAACAGAAGGTGGCCGCGATCCTGGCCCACCGCTCCGAAGTCGACCGGGGCGCCCTTCCGGGGCTTGTCGCCGGTCTGTCGCCGAAGGCCCGCAAGGAGCTCCTCTCGACCGAGTGGTTCATTCGTCGGCCTCTGCCTCACTGA